Part of the Oligoflexia bacterium genome is shown below.
AGCTTACCACCAGCTTTACTGGGGGCTTGATCAACAGATGTCGTAATATTTTCCACTGAGTAGTCACTCACTGCAGCTAAGTGAATAACGACATCATATTTATAAGTGCTTAACTTGGTTTTAATTTTTTCATTGAGATCATCAAAACTTTCAAAATAAGTAACATCTCGTACAATGCGGGGGAGTTGAGCGCCGTGACCAGCAAGTTGGGTGACTTCATGTCCACTTTCGGCCATGAAGTCTGCAAGTAGTGCCCCTGTTACACCAGTGCTGAAGTTTGTTATAAATCTTAAGCTGTCAAGGGGCTCACGTGTGGCGCCTGAAGTGATTAGAATTTTCATGTCGGTACCTCAGGCAAGCTTACATTTTGAATGATATGTTTTGACTTAAAAAATTTAAGAATTTCTATAAATATCGCGTCAGGTTCTAAAAGTCGTCCATGGCCAATATCTCCACAGGCTTGATGACCTTCGCCAGTAGGTAAGACGTGAATATTCCAGCTTTGAAGTTTTTCTAACGAAGCCTTTGTAGTT
Proteins encoded:
- a CDS encoding phosphopantothenoylcysteine decarboxylase, with the translated sequence MKILITSGATREPLDSLRFITNFSTGVTGALLADFMAESGHEVTQLAGHGAQLPRIVRDVTYFESFDDLNEKIKTKLSTYKYDVVIHLAAVSDYSVENITTSVDQAPSKAGGKLHSDQKLQVTLKPNFKIVEKLKSYSASALTVIAFKLTATEDLQEQKTAIEKLTRNSEIDFVVHNDFVEIKKNGMHRFEIYKQDAVLKSGTTKLELAQALNEVLKENI